One segment of Brassica napus cultivar Da-Ae chromosome C3, Da-Ae, whole genome shotgun sequence DNA contains the following:
- the LOC125584032 gene encoding S-protein homolog 21-like, whose amino-acid sequence MRENLVFFLIVFISIHRIDSILLFRHFNIDIQNKLAANQTLMVYCRDKNTLSEVGFLRFKTVLEVKFIIYPKTLIWCNLWKGPDYVHHIRFTAFIGTEDFIHDLCGGMKPNVCFWQVQDDGVWLRHNPSGTLTLMHEWGDKV is encoded by the exons ATGAGGGAAAATCTAGTATTTTTCCTGATCGTCTTCATCTCAATCCACAGAATAGACTCTATCCTACTCTTTAGGCATTTTAACattgatattcaaaataaaCTTGCAGCTAACCAAACACTAATGGTCTATTGTAGAGACAAAAATACATTATCCGAAGTTGGATTTCTTCGCTTCAAGACCGTACTGGAAGTTAAATTCATAATctacccaaaaactttgatatGGTGCAACTTATGGAAG GGACCTGATTATGTGCATCATATACGATTTACTGCATTTATTGGGACTGAGGATTTCATACATGACTTATGTGGGGGTATGAAGCCTAATGTGTGTTTCTGGCAAGTGCAAGATGACGGAGTATGGTTACGTCATAATCCAAGCGGTACCCTTACGCTTATGCATGAATGGGGTGATAAAGTTTGa